DNA from Dokdonella koreensis DS-123:
GGCCGATCGCGATCGGGAACAACACGATCGTGTAACGCAGCAGCGAATTGGGGATCTGCCCGGTCCACAGCAGCAGCAGGATCAGCAGGCACAAGCCGAATTCCTCGTACAGCCGCAGCCGCAGCAGCAGGAACGAAGCGGCGAACGCGCCGAGGCTGCACAACACCCAGTAGGTGGCCAGGTTGCCGGTCAGCAGGTGCGCCAGCACGTTGCGCCACGGCAGGTCCGAGCGCCAGCCCCAGCCATGGGCGACGGTGGACGCCTGCGCAAACGCGTCGCCGGTCATCGCGAAGCAGTAGGCCCAGAAGCAGAACAAGCCGAGCGGCGCCAGGACGACCGGCACGAACAGCTGCGGGCGCTGCCAGGGCCGCAGGAAGGCTTGCCAGCCGAACGTGCGGAGGATCCAGAACAGCACGAAGAAGACGAAGAACACACCGTTGGCGCGTACGCCCGACAGCACCGCCGCCATCAGGCCCGCCAGCAGGAAATGGCCCCGGCGCAGGTGATACATCGCCCCCGCCAGCAGCAGCAGGAACAGGCTCTCGGTATAGGCCGCCGAAAACACGAAGCCCTGCGGCACGAAGCACAGCAGGGCCACCGTCAGCAGCCCGGTCTGCCGGGAGAAGCCGAGCAGGCACGCATAGCGGTAGATGTAGACCAGGGCCGCGACGAAGCACAGGTTCGAGATCGTCAGCGCCGCGGCCAGCACGTCGATGCCGGCGACCGTGGCCAAGCCCTCGATGAGCAGCGGGTAGACCGGAAAGAACGCGAGCGAGGTCTGTCCCG
Protein-coding regions in this window:
- a CDS encoding mannosyltransferase family protein, with translation MDRLRTSDTSGFLSFLHVSARALAASPLAAILGLYAVSRIALLAIGALTVLTVDSTVYLDTGRSLLCRWDCGWYLEIVRNGYSQLAPANAPGQTSLAFFPVYPLLIEGLATVAGIDVLAAALTISNLCFVAALVYIYRYACLLGFSRQTGLLTVALLCFVPQGFVFSAAYTESLFLLLLAGAMYHLRRGHFLLAGLMAAVLSGVRANGVFFVFFVLFWILRTFGWQAFLRPWQRPQLFVPVVLAPLGLFCFWAYCFAMTGDAFAQASTVAHGWGWRSDLPWRNVLAHLLTGNLATYWVLCSLGAFAASFLLLRLRLYEEFGLCLLILLLLWTGQIPNSLLRYTIVLFPIAIGLARHLEGRTLAAAVVFSCFALLNGFLMTAWTLGKSITI